A window of Picosynechococcus sp. PCC 7003 genomic DNA:
GTTACAAAGGGAAGGGGTTTTAGCGGCCTACGAGTCGCCTATTGCTGCGGATCTGCCTTCCCAATACCGTGATCCGGAGGGTTATTGGACGGGGATGGGGGGACGGGCAAGGGTCTTGCTGATCAATACGGATCGTTTAGCCCTGGATGAGGCACCCAAATCTTTAACCGATCTCACCAGCGATCAGTGGCCCGGGACAGAAATGGCGATCGCCTATCCTTTTTTTGGCACGACAGCGACCCATGCGGCGGCCCTTTATGCGGCTTGGGGGCCGGAGCCAGCCCGGGCATTTTTTAGCGATCTGCAACGTAAAAATGTGCAGGTGGTCGATGGAAATTCGGTGGTGCGGGATCTGGTGGTCGATGGTCAGGTGAGTATTGGCCTGACAGATACCGATGATGCCTGTAGCGCCGTGGAAAAGGGGGAACCGGTGGCGCTGGTGTTTCCGGATCAAGGGCCTGGGGAAATGGGCACTTTTGTCTTGACGGGAACTGTGGCTCTGGTGGCAGGGGGGCCAAATCCGGAACCGGGGAAAGCGCTGGTTGATTTCCTCGTCAGTCCAGAAACGGAACAGCGGTTAATGGCCGCCGGGGGAAGCCAGTTACCGTTATATCCAGGGGCGGCGGTGTCCGGTTGCTTGGCAGGAGAAAATATCCAAGGAATGACGGTGGGGCTAGACGCCATTTATGAGCAGTTAGCACCGTCAAAACAAGACCTAAGTGAAATTTTTATTCGCTGATGACAGGCGATCGCCACAGATTAAATCCATGGACAACCCTAGGGTTGGGTTTATTTGTGGTGGTGGTCTTTGGGCCGCTACTGAGCTTAATGGCCAGTGCAATCGTTGAAATAAGTCGAGGGAATGGCACCTGGTTATCCTTGCTGGTACCGACGGGACGCCGCTGGCAATTGTTGGGCCATAGTCTGCAATTGGCGATCGCCGTGGGGACGGTGAGCACGGTTTTGGGGGGGTTAATTGCCTGTTATCTGTGGCAAACGGCTTGGGCGTGGCAGTGGCGCTGGGGGCTGTTGCCGCTCCTATTTTTTCCGAGCTATGTCCACTCCTTCGGTTGGTCAGCGTTGGGACGGTGGCTGAATGAAGGATTGCGGGGATTTGGCTTCGGGACAGTGCCCCTCCAGGGATGGTGGAGTTGCGGTTGGGTGGAGGTGATG
This region includes:
- a CDS encoding extracellular solute-binding protein, with translation MAIIACQPKNQQQKVVVYVSVDRTYAEPILTEFTAAMGIDVLPVYDVEATKTTGLAQRLLREKERPQADVFWSGEFAQTLLLQREGVLAAYESPIAADLPSQYRDPEGYWTGMGGRARVLLINTDRLALDEAPKSLTDLTSDQWPGTEMAIAYPFFGTTATHAAALYAAWGPEPARAFFSDLQRKNVQVVDGNSVVRDLVVDGQVSIGLTDTDDACSAVEKGEPVALVFPDQGPGEMGTFVLTGTVALVAGGPNPEPGKALVDFLVSPETEQRLMAAGGSQLPLYPGAAVSGCLAGENIQGMTVGLDAIYEQLAPSKQDLSEIFIR